AGTGCACGTCTCGCGCCTGGAGCGGCGCATCCTCGAGCGCCTCCGAGAAGCCGTGCGGCCGTAACGCCTTCGTGTCGCGGCGTATCCTGCCCGGCGCCTCCGTCGATCCTAACGGCGGGGGTGGCGACGGTGCACGCGCGCGATCGCTTCGCGCGCCGCGTCGGACGCGTGTTTCTGTGGATCCTCGCGTTGCTCGTCGGCGCGTGGCTCTGGCACGCGCTGTCTCGCCCGGCGCCGGCCCCTCCGCCCAGCGGCGCCGTGCTGATCCGCATACCGCCGCTCCACGGTGGAGATTCTAGCCTCGCGGGAGGTGAGGGTCGGTGGAGGTCGTGAAAGTGCTGGAGCTCGTCGGCGATTCTCCCCAGGGCTGGCAGCAGGCGGTGGAAAACGCCGTGCAGGAGGCGGCGAAGACCATCGACGGCATCACCGGCGTCGAAGTGTACAACCTGACTGCCAACGTGAAGAACGGCAAGCTTGTCGAGTACAAGGCGAACGTGAAGATCGCCTACGCCGTCGACCGGGAGCGGTAGGTCATGGCCAGAGCGAGCCAAGCGCAAGCGGAGGCGTACCGGCGGCAGCAGCAGAAGGCCAAGCCGCCGGTGCCCTGGGCCCGGAACCTCTTCTGGGCCTTTCTTGTGGGCGGCACCATCTGCACCGTGGGTGAGGTGGTGCTGAAGTTCTTCATGGCCCAGGGGATGCGGGCCGATCAGGCCGCGGTGCCGACGGCCTCGGTGATGGTGTTGATCGGCTCGCTTCTCACCGGCCTGGGCGTGTACGACGAGCTCGTTCGCCTGGCCGGCATGGGCGCGGCGCTGCCGATCACGGGCTTCGCCAACTCCATCGTGGCGCCGGCGATGGAGTACAAGCGCGAGGGCTGGGTGATGGGCGTCGGAGCCCGCATGTTCCAGGTGGCGGGCCCGGTCATCGTCTACGGCATCGTCGTCTCGTTCGCCGTCGGTCTCGTCTGGTTCCTCGTGCACGGGGGGCCGCGCTGATGCCGTCCACCATGCAGGAAGCGGGCCGCCGTGTGGGCGAGCGGACGATCCGCTTTCGCGCGGAACCGCGCCTCGTGGCGGCGGCCGCCGTCGGCGGCCGGATGGAAGGCGAGGGACCCCTCGGCCACGAGTTCGACGAGGTCGATCCGGACAGCCTGCTCGGCCAGGCGTCGTGGGAGCGCGCGGAGCGCGAGCTCATGCGGCGCGCCGTGGCGCACGCGCTGCGCAAGGCCGGGTGGAGCACGGACGACGTCGACTTCATGTTCGGCGGCGATCTCCTCAACCAGATCGTCTCGACCAGCTTCGCCGCGAGGGATCTCGACATCCCGACGTTCGGGCTGTTCTCCGCGTGCGCGACGCTCACGGCCGCGCTCACCCTCGCGGCGATGGCCGTCGACGGCGGGTATGCGCGGCGGGCGCTCGTCAGCGTGTCCAGCCACCACGAGACGGCCGAGCGCCAGTACCGCTTTCCCACGGAGTTCGGCAACCAGCGCCCGCCCACGGCGCAGTGGACGGCGACGGCCGGGGCAGCCTTCCTCCTTTGCGGAGGGGGCGACGGGCCGCGCGTGACGATGGCCACGCCGGGGCGAGTGGTCGACTACGGGGTCAAGGATCCCTTTGACATGGGCTCCGCGATGGCGCCGGCGGCCGCCGACACGATTGAGGCCCACCTCCGGGACACCGGGCGCGCCCCGGACGACTACGACATGATCCTCACGGGCGATCTCGCCGCGGTGGGCACGCCGCTCGTGCGGGAACTGCTGTCGCAGCGCGGCTACCGGATCGACGACGTGCACGAGGACTGCGGCCTGCTCCTCTATGACCGCGAGCGGCAGGACGTGCACGCGGGGGGCAGCGGCGCGGCGTGCAGCGGATCCACCGTGGCGGCCCACATCTGGAAGCGGCTGGCCAGCGGGGAGTTGCG
The sequence above is drawn from the Clostridia bacterium genome and encodes:
- a CDS encoding dodecin domain-containing protein, with the translated sequence MEVVKVLELVGDSPQGWQQAVENAVQEAAKTIDGITGVEVYNLTANVKNGKLVEYKANVKIAYAVDRER
- the spoVAC gene encoding stage V sporulation protein AC, encoding MARASQAQAEAYRRQQQKAKPPVPWARNLFWAFLVGGTICTVGEVVLKFFMAQGMRADQAAVPTASVMVLIGSLLTGLGVYDELVRLAGMGAALPITGFANSIVAPAMEYKREGWVMGVGARMFQVAGPVIVYGIVVSFAVGLVWFLVHGGPR
- the spoVAD gene encoding stage V sporulation protein AD; protein product: MQEAGRRVGERTIRFRAEPRLVAAAAVGGRMEGEGPLGHEFDEVDPDSLLGQASWERAERELMRRAVAHALRKAGWSTDDVDFMFGGDLLNQIVSTSFAARDLDIPTFGLFSACATLTAALTLAAMAVDGGYARRALVSVSSHHETAERQYRFPTEFGNQRPPTAQWTATAGAAFLLCGGGDGPRVTMATPGRVVDYGVKDPFDMGSAMAPAAADTIEAHLRDTGRAPDDYDMILTGDLAAVGTPLVRELLSQRGYRIDDVHEDCGLLLYDRERQDVHAGGSGAACSGSTVAAHIWKRLASGELRRVLLVATGALHSPTTYQQGEAIPCVAHAVVIEAPGGGE